In a genomic window of Glaciimonas sp. PCH181:
- the fdhE gene encoding formate dehydrogenase accessory protein FdhE produces MQRILERGQIESLDHISIARLRLPPTDGVFGSRAARLRKLAAGAISGTPVSPELSGYCLLMADVVDAQNGVFASLIDVNADPEHPDQDTLDLARQHGMPTLPAFGDRPAIWYTIFERLLIALEPTLAARPQLAPVLAALQVLDKNTLDALADAVLAQRTEALDPAQAPFVAAALQVLWTYRSSKLALKDVPALETGTLCPVCGSPPVASVIRIGGQSQGYRYLHCGLCASEWHMVRVKCSHCEKNANIAYQGLDGRSNTGDETDNGQKTDAPLTNKANDPQKVIRAETCDDCHTYRKIVNQEHDYEVDPLADDLASLMLDVLVTEAGYTRASMNPLLWFGAPE; encoded by the coding sequence GTGCAACGAATTCTAGAACGCGGGCAGATTGAATCCCTCGATCACATCTCCATCGCGCGCTTGCGCTTGCCGCCGACGGATGGCGTCTTTGGGTCACGCGCAGCGCGCCTGCGAAAACTAGCCGCCGGTGCCATTAGCGGCACCCCGGTCAGCCCCGAATTAAGTGGATATTGTTTGCTGATGGCCGATGTAGTTGATGCACAGAATGGTGTGTTTGCATCGCTCATCGACGTTAACGCCGATCCAGAACACCCTGATCAAGACACGCTTGATCTTGCCCGCCAGCACGGGATGCCTACACTGCCTGCGTTTGGTGATCGGCCTGCTATCTGGTACACCATTTTTGAACGGCTATTGATCGCTCTGGAGCCAACTTTAGCCGCTCGGCCACAACTTGCGCCAGTGCTGGCCGCTTTGCAAGTACTGGACAAAAATACACTTGATGCGCTAGCCGATGCGGTGCTGGCCCAGCGCACCGAAGCGCTTGATCCTGCGCAAGCGCCATTCGTGGCTGCCGCGTTGCAAGTCCTCTGGACTTATCGCTCCAGCAAATTGGCGCTGAAAGATGTGCCTGCACTGGAAACCGGCACGTTGTGCCCGGTTTGCGGTTCGCCGCCAGTCGCCAGCGTGATACGCATCGGCGGTCAGTCGCAAGGCTATCGTTACTTACATTGCGGCCTGTGCGCCAGCGAATGGCATATGGTGCGCGTCAAATGTTCGCATTGCGAGAAAAACGCCAATATTGCCTATCAAGGTTTGGATGGGCGTAGCAATACAGGGGATGAGACAGACAATGGGCAGAAAACCGACGCACCGCTGACTAACAAAGCCAATGACCCGCAAAAAGTTATCCGTGCCGAAACCTGCGACGACTGCCACACCTATCGCAAAATTGTTAATCAAGAACATGATTACGAGGTTGACCCGCTAGCCGACGATCTGGCTAGTTTAATGCTGGATGTATTGGTGACCGAGGCCGGTTATACCCGCGCCAGCATGAATCCTTTACTTTGGTTTGGCGCACCAGAATGA
- the selA gene encoding L-seryl-tRNA(Sec) selenium transferase encodes MTTSTSALDSNAAFAARLPSVERILADTSCTALIEKYGRTQTLAAVRALLAELREEIAGPRTTETPPIAVIDEITALNAVIAERLATAAISPLKQVFNLTGTVLHTSLGRAILPDVAICGVVDALRAPMNLEFDLATGKRGDRDDLVEDLLCELTGAEAATVVNNNAAAVLLMLSALASRREVIVSRGELVEIGGGFRIPDIMMRAGAKLREVGTTNRTHLSDYADAIGPRTALLMKVHCSNYVIQGFTTSVEVDQLARLGKIHNAPTVVDLGSGTLVDLSQYGLPCETTVRQTIEAGADLVTFSGDKLLGGPQAGLIVGRADLIKKIKRHPLKRALRVGKLTLAALAPVLGLYRSPEFLPQQLTTLRLLTRPQAEIRAQAEILTPLLQQALGDRYVVAAEPLFSQIGSGALPVDLLPSYGFSVRVSRSHPARPRGKSGLSQLEKWLRELPRPVIGRIANDTLWLDLRCLESADEAQFTAQLMAPLREPITTVTP; translated from the coding sequence ATGACTACTTCAACATCAGCGTTGGATAGCAATGCCGCTTTTGCGGCGCGTTTGCCCTCGGTCGAGCGGATACTCGCGGATACATCATGTACAGCGTTGATCGAAAAATATGGCCGTACCCAAACACTGGCGGCGGTGCGCGCGCTGCTGGCAGAACTACGAGAGGAAATCGCCGGACCACGCACAACAGAAACGCCCCCGATCGCTGTCATTGATGAGATTACAGCCTTGAACGCGGTAATTGCCGAGCGTTTGGCAACGGCCGCCATTTCGCCGTTAAAGCAAGTTTTCAATCTAACCGGCACGGTGTTGCATACCAGTCTTGGTCGGGCGATTCTGCCGGACGTTGCTATTTGCGGGGTGGTGGATGCATTGCGTGCGCCGATGAATCTGGAGTTCGATTTAGCCACCGGCAAGCGGGGCGACCGCGATGATTTGGTCGAAGATTTACTGTGTGAGCTGACCGGCGCAGAAGCCGCGACCGTGGTCAACAACAACGCTGCCGCCGTGTTGCTGATGTTGAGCGCATTGGCGTCACGTCGAGAAGTGATCGTTTCTCGTGGCGAGTTGGTCGAGATCGGAGGTGGGTTCCGTATTCCCGACATTATGATGCGGGCCGGTGCCAAGTTGCGTGAAGTCGGTACCACCAATCGCACGCACCTGAGCGACTATGCGGATGCCATTGGCCCGCGCACAGCATTGCTGATGAAAGTGCATTGCAGCAATTATGTGATTCAGGGTTTTACTACGAGCGTAGAAGTCGATCAATTGGCGCGGCTGGGGAAAATCCATAACGCCCCGACCGTGGTCGATTTGGGCAGCGGCACGTTGGTTGATCTATCGCAGTATGGCTTGCCGTGCGAAACAACGGTCCGCCAGACCATCGAGGCCGGGGCTGATCTGGTGACGTTTAGCGGCGACAAGCTGCTGGGTGGCCCGCAGGCGGGACTGATCGTCGGGCGCGCCGACTTGATCAAAAAAATTAAACGTCATCCGCTAAAGCGGGCTTTGCGTGTTGGAAAGCTGACGCTGGCCGCACTGGCACCGGTTCTTGGTTTATATCGTAGCCCCGAGTTTTTGCCGCAACAGTTGACAACGTTGCGGCTGTTGACGCGTCCGCAGGCGGAAATACGGGCACAGGCAGAAATCCTGACGCCGCTGCTGCAACAGGCGCTGGGTGATCGGTATGTTGTTGCCGCCGAACCGCTGTTTAGTCAAATTGGCAGTGGTGCATTGCCGGTCGATTTGTTGCCTAGTTATGGATTTTCGGTGCGGGTGAGCCGATCTCATCCGGCCAGGCCTCGCGGGAAATCGGGGCTTTCTCAACTTGAGAAATGGTTGCGCGAATTGCCGCGTCCCGTCATCGGGCGGATTGCCAACGATACTTTGTGGTTGGATTTGCGTTGTCTGGAAAGTGCCGACGAAGCGCAGTTCACAGCGCAGTTGATGGCGCCATTGCGCGAACCTATAACGACGGTGACGCCATGA